From the genome of Streptomyces sp. V2I9:
ACCTCGACGTTCACGGGCCGGGTGGTGCGGGCGTCCAGGGTGACGGTGGTGGGCCCGGTCACCGAGAGCTCGGGAACGCTGATCAGGTCGACGCCCTTCTTCGGGGCAGCCGGGTCGACCAGCATGTCGGCCGCGAGGCTGTAGGTGCCGCGCGGAAGGCGGACCGTGGCGGTGCCCGACGACAGGTCGGGGAGGAACCGCAGGCCGGAGGCGGAGTCGCGGTAACCTTTCAGGTCGGCCTGCCAGTTGGAGCCGACCGCACCGTCGCGGTCGAAGGTCTTGAACGTGACGTCGTACGACTCGCTCTCCCGTTCCACCGCCGCCGGGGTGCGCACCGCGAGGCCGCCGCCGGTGGCGACGACCGTGACCGCGTACGAACCGTCCACCGTGCCACCGAGCCGCGTGTCGGCGGTCAGACCCACCGAGGCGGTGCCGCCCGCCGGGACCGTGACCCGCTGCGCGTCGAGGGCGAAGAACCCGGCCGGGGCCGGCTTCCCGTCCCCGCCCGTGGGCGCGGCGAGCTCCAGGTCCAGCGTGACATCGGCGTCGCCGCTGTTGCGGTACGTCACCTGGCGGGTGACGGGGGTGTCGTCGGCGTGGGGCCACGCCTGCGTGCCCAGGTTGACGGAGACCGGCTCGGAGACGACGGTCTGGTCGATCGCCCGGCCGACGGCGAGACGGCCCGCTCCCTGCTGGAACACGGTGGGGGAGCCACCCTCCGCCGACCCCGTCAGGGCGGCCTTGAGCTGCGCTCCGGTCCATGCCGGGTTCTTCTGCTTGAGGATCGCGGCCGCGCCCGCCACGTGCGGGGTCGCCATCGAGGTGCCGTCCAGGGTGGTGTACCCGGCCGGGTTCTGTCCGGCCGTGCCGGCCGCCGCGGCCGCCGTGATCGCCACGCCCGGCGCGGTGATGTCGGGCTTGACCGCGCCGTCCCCGATCCGGGGGCCGGCGCTGGAGAAGTCGGCGATCAGATCGTCGTCGTCCACGGCGCCGACCGTCAGCGCGGCGTCGGCGCTGCCCGGCGACGCGACCGTTCCCCGCCCCGGTCCGCTGTTGCCCGACGCCACCGCGAACAGGACGCCCTTCTCCGCGGAGACCCTGTTCACCTGGGCTTCCATCGGATCGATTCCGGGGGAGTCGGCGTTCCCCAGGCTCATGTTGATGACGTCCGCGCCCTGGGCGACGGCCCAGTCCACCCCGGCGATGATGCCGGAGTCGTCACCGATGCCCTGGTCGTCCAGCACCTTGGCGTTGATCAGCCGGGCCCCGGGCGCCACTCCCTTGAACCGGGAGTCCTTCGCGCCCGTGCCCGCCGCGGTGGAGGCCACGTGCGTGCCGTGCCCGTTACGGTCCTTGGCGTCCGGCGAACCGCTGAAGTTGCGCTCGGCCACCACCTTGCCGGCGAGGTCCGGGTGGGTGGCGTCGATCCCGGTGTCCACGACGGCGATCTTCACACCGGTGCCGTCGTACGAACGGTCCCAGGCGGCCGGAGCGCCGACCTGGCCCGTACTGCGGTCGAGCGTCGCCTTCCGCACGCCGTCCAGCCAGATCCGCGCGACGCCGGACGACACGGCCGCCGACCCGTCCGCGCGTCGGCGGGTCAGGGCGTCCCACAGGGCGCCCGCGCTCTCCGTCGCGCTGTCGGCGCCGGTGACGGCGTCGGCGTCGAGGACCGAGAGGGTCCGGCGGAGCGTGGTGCCCTCCGAGGAACGCACCTCGGTGCGCGCGGACTTGGCGTCCGGGCCCCGGTAGCCGACGATCACCTTGAGCCCGGCCCCGTGAGTCTTGCGGCTCTGTGCCGTGGCGAGTTCGGTGATGTCGAACAACCGGCGGTCCAGTGTTCCGTCGGCGATGAGCCGCCGGGCATCGCGCGGCACCACATAGGTGCGGCCGTTCCGGGTCTCGGTGAAGAAGGGCATGTCCTCCCGGCCCTTCGCCCGCTGGATACCGCCGGCCCGGCCGCGGGAGTCCACGAGGACCCGGTCGCCGGTGATCAGGGTGACGGTCTCGCCGGACCGGCCGCCCGGCTTCCCGTCCTCGGCCGTACCCGGGAACACCGTGCCCGGAAGTTCGGCGCCGGGTTTGCCGGTGCCCGCCGACGCCGGGCCGGTCATGCCCGCTGTGAGGGCGACAGCGGCCGCAGCGACGAGGGCATACGTCCTCGTTGATCGTTTTCGCAAGATGGTCCCTGCTCAGGAGTGGTTCGACGGGCGAAAGCCCAGCCGCACGGGGTGCGTTCGGATACGCGTTCGGCCCCGGGCTCCTGAGTATGCCGAGGCCGTTCCGACGCACTCAATGATCGTTGTGTAACAGCGGGACCAGCGCGATCCGGCCCGCTCGCAGAGGGTCCGCGACCCGATCAGGCGGGCGGCGAAGGCGGGCTCCACACCCCGAACCACTGCTCGGCCCCGTACTCCTCGAACCGCGCCATCTCGGTGAACCCCAGCGTGTGCGCGAGGCGCAGCGACGGGGCGTTGGCGACCCGGGTGCAGAGGACGACCCGTTCGCCGGGGAACGCCCCGGCGAACCAGCCGAGCGCGGCGGTGCTCGCCTCGGCGGCGTACCCGGACCCCCACGCCCGTGGCAGGAGCATGTAGCCGAGTTCGGCATGATCGCCGTCCGGGAGCAGGCCACCTCCCGGACGTTCGGCGGCCCGGCGTTCCAGGGTGACCGTGCCGATCATCGCCCCGTCCAGTTCCACCACGAAGAGACCCGGACGCCGGCCCGGCACCTCGGGGACGGCGCGTTCGAGTTCGTCGCGCGGACGGGGGCCGCCCAGGTGGACGCGCACCTCCGGCGATGCGAACAGGTCGATGAACGCCGCACGGTCGCGGGCTTCGGAGACACGGAGCACGAGACGGGCCGTGGCGATCGGGGCGGGAGGCCAGGTGACGCGAGCGAGTTCAGCCATGCCGGGCAACGTATCGCACGCCTGTACGCACGGGTCTTCGGCGGCCGATGTCGCGGCCCCGACTCCGCCGTCCGGCCACGGGGCGGCCCGGAACCCGCCCTCCGGCATCCCGGCCGCTGCGAACCGCTGGATCAGCTCTCCTCGGAGCGTCGGCGGACGCGGCGGATCCGGATCGGGCCGCGGACCTCGTCCGGATCGACCGGGCGGCCCTTCTGGGTGATGTCGACGCGGCCGGCCCCGACCAGCCGCCGAGCCGCCTGGCGGGCGGGCTCCATCAAGGAGCGCCAGCCGTCGTCGTCGCCCTCGTACACCGAGCGCGCGGCATCGGAGGGACAGATGGTCGCGGTCGGGCCGCGTCGCTCCAGCAGGTCGAGGATCGCCTGCTCCAGGAGGCGGCCGGTCCGTTCTTCGTGCTCGGTCATCCCCTCATGGTGGCACCGGTACGCCGAAGGCGCCCGGGGCCGCGGGCAGGCCGCCCGCCCGGCACCCACCCCTGCCGGACGGGCTCGCCGGTCCCGGAGCCCGGGTCCGGCTGCTGACCACCGAGGTGCTCGCGCGGGAGCCGGAACCGGTGGCCGTACGGGCGGCGGCGGACCGAGGACGAACCGGGCTGCCCCCGCACGGCCCGGCCCGCTCACCGGGCGGGCGTCGGCGGCGACCGGCATGTCTCACCGCCTGCGGCCCGGCACCGCGAAGAGGACCGGGGCCGCCCCCTGACGGACGGCGCCGTACACGAGCGGTGGCTCAGGCCATGCCCCGGGAGGCCCGCGAACGCCGGGCCACGGCGTCCAGCGACACCGCCAGCAGCAGCACCCCGCCGGTGACCATGAAGCGGTAGGCGGAGTCGAGATTCAGCAGGGTGAGCCCGCTGGAGATCGACTGGATGACGAGGACGCCGAGCAGCGCGGCGAACGCGGAGCCCCGGCCGCCGAACAGGCTCGTGCCGCCGATGACGGCCGCGGCGATGGCGTTGAGGTTGACGTCACCTCCGCCGCTGCTCTGGTTGGCCGCCGCGAGCCGCGCGGCGGACAGCATCCCACCGACGCAGGCCAGCGTCGTGCACAGCACGAAAGCGGTGGTCAGGACCGCCTTCACGTTCACCCCCGCCCGCCGGGCGGCCTCCCTGCCCCCGCCGACCGCGTACATCGACGTGCCGAACGAGGTGCGGGACAGGACATAGTGCAGCGCCAGCACCAGGGCGAGAAAGAACACGAACATCCAGCCCACCCCGCGGTCCCGGTTCAGATACCAGACCGCGCCGCCGAGACCGGCCGCCGGCACCAGGCTCCGCACGAGGAGGAACCGCCGTGAGGCGGCGGTCAAGCCGGCCCGGCGGCGTTCTGCGGCGCGCGCGGCACCGGTCGCGTACAGCGCGGCCGCGCCCCCGACGACCAGTGTGTAGGACGCCCAGGGCGGGAGGAACTGGAGCTGCGCGAAGGTCACGAGACCCGAGTCGAAGGGCAGGTTCACCGAGCCTTTGGGCCCCAGCAACCACAACTGCACGCCGAGGAAGCCGAGCAGACCGCCGAGGGTGATGACGAAGCTGGGCACCCCGATCAGAAGGTGGATCCGGGCATAGAGCCAGCCGATCACCGCCGCGAGAGCCAGCGCGGCCGTCACGGCGAGCCAGGCGGACAGCCCCCGGTCCACGAAGAGGACGGCCAGGACGGCGGCGCCGAGCCCGCTGACCGAGCCGACCGACAGGTCGATCTGACCGACGAGGAGGACGCAGACGACACCCAGGGCGATGATGCCGACCGGCACGCTTTCGAGGGTGAGGTTGGTGAGGTTGGCGCTCGAAA
Proteins encoded in this window:
- a CDS encoding sugar ABC transporter permease, which translates into the protein MTEPAVATSPEGERGGPRKRPVSRSEGARARWRTVSGRLRGGDPGLLPVLAGLVVIWVVMQILNPVFLSSANLTNLTLESVPVGIIALGVVCVLLVGQIDLSVGSVSGLGAAVLAVLFVDRGLSAWLAVTAALALAAVIGWLYARIHLLIGVPSFVITLGGLLGFLGVQLWLLGPKGSVNLPFDSGLVTFAQLQFLPPWASYTLVVGGAAALYATGAARAAERRRAGLTAASRRFLLVRSLVPAAGLGGAVWYLNRDRGVGWMFVFFLALVLALHYVLSRTSFGTSMYAVGGGREAARRAGVNVKAVLTTAFVLCTTLACVGGMLSAARLAAANQSSGGGDVNLNAIAAAVIGGTSLFGGRGSAFAALLGVLVIQSISSGLTLLNLDSAYRFMVTGGVLLLAVSLDAVARRSRASRGMA
- a CDS encoding DUF3253 domain-containing protein — encoded protein: MTEHEERTGRLLEQAILDLLERRGPTATICPSDAARSVYEGDDDGWRSLMEPARQAARRLVGAGRVDITQKGRPVDPDEVRGPIRIRRVRRRSEES
- a CDS encoding GNAT family N-acetyltransferase; translated protein: MAELARVTWPPAPIATARLVLRVSEARDRAAFIDLFASPEVRVHLGGPRPRDELERAVPEVPGRRPGLFVVELDGAMIGTVTLERRAAERPGGGLLPDGDHAELGYMLLPRAWGSGYAAEASTAALGWFAGAFPGERVVLCTRVANAPSLRLAHTLGFTEMARFEEYGAEQWFGVWSPPSPPA
- a CDS encoding S8 family serine peptidase → MRKRSTRTYALVAAAAVALTAGMTGPASAGTGKPGAELPGTVFPGTAEDGKPGGRSGETVTLITGDRVLVDSRGRAGGIQRAKGREDMPFFTETRNGRTYVVPRDARRLIADGTLDRRLFDITELATAQSRKTHGAGLKVIVGYRGPDAKSARTEVRSSEGTTLRRTLSVLDADAVTGADSATESAGALWDALTRRRADGSAAVSSGVARIWLDGVRKATLDRSTGQVGAPAAWDRSYDGTGVKIAVVDTGIDATHPDLAGKVVAERNFSGSPDAKDRNGHGTHVASTAAGTGAKDSRFKGVAPGARLINAKVLDDQGIGDDSGIIAGVDWAVAQGADVINMSLGNADSPGIDPMEAQVNRVSAEKGVLFAVASGNSGPGRGTVASPGSADAALTVGAVDDDDLIADFSSAGPRIGDGAVKPDITAPGVAITAAAAAGTAGQNPAGYTTLDGTSMATPHVAGAAAILKQKNPAWTGAQLKAALTGSAEGGSPTVFQQGAGRLAVGRAIDQTVVSEPVSVNLGTQAWPHADDTPVTRQVTYRNSGDADVTLDLELAAPTGGDGKPAPAGFFALDAQRVTVPAGGTASVGLTADTRLGGTVDGSYAVTVVATGGGLAVRTPAAVERESESYDVTFKTFDRDGAVGSNWQADLKGYRDSASGLRFLPDLSSGTATVRLPRGTYSLAADMLVDPAAPKKGVDLISVPELSVTGPTTVTLDARTTRPVNVEVPDPEARSTRAGMMYTLSTPETFIMEGAEFSGFDHLRTAYQGERMAEGVLAQQWSAHWERSGTEYNVLTGGPVRELATGFDKTYAVKDMALVKADIGSSAPGADGALAAHGLLDYGGGVDALYTVRPAPETRRVYLSTEGGAAWNIVAGVLTAADADGNRSFDSAFELDGHQKFAAGRTYTETFNVGVLGPRMGTDERIVRDGDDIYGAFPMISDGAGHSGFAQYTDARTTIHRNGKLFLRKDAAIDRELFTLTPESAAYKVETTVHRDPKVNRTGTRIDASWTFTSAAAGSPTQLPVSTVRFLPKLALDSTVPAGGMHTFPVQVQGAAAGANLKSLRVLVSYDGATWQPAPVMAGSVTVLGPGRGKAVSLRAVVSDKGGNESTVTVHNAFFGR